The following coding sequences lie in one Babylonia areolata isolate BAREFJ2019XMU chromosome 7, ASM4173473v1, whole genome shotgun sequence genomic window:
- the LOC143284130 gene encoding G2/mitotic-specific cyclin-A-like, whose protein sequence is MATVPSREFGRGKAAQKENQSRHLKGLSVANNKGRETRAQKRTVLGSITNVRVQPSRAAKIDGRQDENAGIQQKVFSAKPKNQPFSIYVDDEAPAFPRLPASSKAVGYQYEDTENHAPSLEEAVACLPVIPPPVPVGSEDASCYLDMSGIEDVDVESEEENVSMTVQEQPMTKAQREAYLEEVPEYSADIYEYLLSVEHRNRPRPGFMKRQEDVTLAMRSILVDWLVEVAEEYKLQRETLFLTVSYIDRFLAQMSVLRSKLQLVGAAAMFLAAKYEEIYPPDVNEFVYITDDTYQKKQILRMEHLILKVLKFDLAMPTINWFGERLLRKTGADSNLINLTMYLCELVLVEYEKFLVFPSSLVAASALCLANYTMGQQEFWSSECERVSCYSLSQLLPCVQLMYDLHCHVEHHPQQAVREKYRLSKYDSVAELSPQPLLCLL, encoded by the exons ATGGCCACTGTACCTAGTCGTGAGTTTGGGAGGGGAAAGGCTGCCCAGAAAGAAAACCAGTCGCGACATTTGAAAGGACTGTCGGTTGCTAATAATAAGGGCAGGGAGACAAGAGCTCAAAAGCGAACTGTTCTGGGAAGCATCACCAATGTCCGTGTTCAACCTTCAAGAGCAGCTAAA ATCGATGGGCGACAGGATGAGAATGCGGGGATCCAACAGAAAGTGTTTAGTGCAAAGCCAAAGAATCAACCCTTCAGCATCTATGTGGATGATGAAGCACCTGCCTTTCCTCGACTGCCTGCTAGTTCCAAGGCTGTGGGCTACCAATATGAAGATACCGAGAACCATGCACCCAGTCTGGAGGAAGCTGTTGCCTGCCTTCCTGTCATACCTCCACCTGTTCCTGTTGGGAGTGAAG ATGCTTCCTGTTATCTTGATATGTCCGGAATTGAAGATGTGGATGTCGAAAGTGAGGAGGAAAATGTCAGCATGACAGTACAGGAACAGCCTATGACCAAAGCTCAACGTGAGGCCTACTTGGAGGAGGTTCCTGAATATTCAGCAGACATCTATGAATACTTGCTGTCTGTAGAG CACAGGAACCGACCTCGTCCAGGCTTTATGAAGCGCCAGGAAGACGTCACTCTGGCCATGAGGTCCATCTTGGTGGACTGGCTGGTTGAAGTGGCAGAGGAATACAAGCTTCAGAGGGAAACCCTCTTCCTCACAGTCAGCTACATTGACCGTTTCCTGGCCCAGATGAGTGTATTGCGTTCCAAACTGCAGCTGGTGGGCGCCGCAGCCATGTTCCTTGCAGC AAAATATGAAGAAATCTATCCTCCTGACGTGAACGAATTTGTGTATATCACGGATGACACGTACCAGAAGAAACAG ATTCTTCGCATGGAGCACTTGATCTTGAAAGTGCTCAAGTTTGACCTTGCCATGCCAACTATTAATTGGTTTGGTGAAAGATTGTTGAGAAAAACTGGAGCAGACAGCAATCTGATCAACCTGACAATG TACCTGTGTGAGCTGGTGCTGGTGGAATACGAGAAATTCCTGGTCTTCCCATCCAGTCTGGTGGCTGCCAGTGCCCTCTGTCTTGCCAACTATACCATGGGACAGCAGGAGTTTTGG TCATCAGAGTGTGAAAGAGTTTCATGCTACTCACTGAGCCAGTTGTTGCCCTGCGTTCAGTTGATGTATGACCTGCACTGTCACGTGGAGCACCATCCTCAGCAAGCCGTGCGTGAGAAGTATCGACTTTCCAA